The genomic stretch CGATTCGACAATGAAGTTGCCCTTGTCGAGACGCTTGACGGTACCCGTCATGATGCTTTCGCCGCGCTCGAGGAAGTCGTTCAGGATCTGCTCGCGTTCTGCGTCGCGCACCTTCTGCAGGATCACCTGCTTGGCAGCCTGCGCGCCGATACGGCCGAATTCGATGGACGGAACAGGTTCTTCCAGGAAGTCGTCGATCTGCGCGTCGGCCTTCTGCTCGCGCGCTTCGAACAACAGGATTTCCTGATCGGGCTCCTGCAGGCCTGCTTCGTCGGGCACGACTTTCCAGCGACGGAAGGTTTCGTGCTCGCCGCTCTCACGGTCGATATGAACGCGGATGTCCGCGTCTTCGTCGAAGAGTTTCTTGGATGCAGACGCGAGCGCTGCCTCGAGCGCGGCAAACACCACGTCCTTGTCGACATTTTTTTCGCGTGCCAGCGCATCCACCAGCATCAACACTTCGCGACTCATTGTTTGCGGCTCCTAAAGTCAACTTTCGGAACGAGGCGTGCCTTGTCTATATCCGCGAGCGTGAAATCCAGCATCGCGGCGCCTTCCTTCCCTTCAAATTCCAGACCGATCGTTTCGCCTTCGGGCGCATGCAGGATGCCCCGGTACGATTTCCGTCCGTCCAATGGCTTTTTCAATGTGATCACCGCCTCGCTGCCCGCGAAGCGTTCGAAATCCGCCAGTTTTTTCAGCGGGCGATCGAGACCTGGCGACGATACTTCAAGGCGCTCGTAATCGATGTTTTCGACCGTCAGTACGTGCTGGAGCTGACGGGTAACTTTTTCGCAGTCTTCGATCGCGATGCCGGCGGGCTGGTCGATATAAATGCACAGCATGCCGCGCCCGGTGCGCTCGAGATCGACGAGCTCGTACCCCAAGCCCACGACCGTGGTTTCAATCAGTTCCGTCAGTTGCACGTTGCCCTCTAAGATGTTCGCGCTGCAAGCCTTTGCGATACACCCAAGGGTTGCGCGCCAAGCCGGCGCACGTTCGTGCTACCCGAGATGCCGATCCACCCAAGAACTGAGCGGCAAAAAAAAATGGGCGAAACGCCCATCATCTTATTGCCGGTGGTCGCACCTGAGCCGCACATAAAACCGCACGCCCAGCGACTTTGTGATTGTAGCCATTTTTCACGACAAACGCAAACCGCCAGCCAGCGGCCCAAGCTCATTTGCGATGGAATTCACCGCAATCAAGGCTTGAAACAGGCCATTTCGTGCAGTCTGGCGCAGTCTGCGAGAGATGGTTCGCTGGCGGATGCGCAAGACA from Paraburkholderia phymatum STM815 encodes the following:
- the rimP gene encoding ribosome maturation factor RimP, coding for MQLTELIETTVVGLGYELVDLERTGRGMLCIYIDQPAGIAIEDCEKVTRQLQHVLTVENIDYERLEVSSPGLDRPLKKLADFERFAGSEAVITLKKPLDGRKSYRGILHAPEGETIGLEFEGKEGAAMLDFTLADIDKARLVPKVDFRSRKQ